From the Jatrophihabitans endophyticus genome, one window contains:
- a CDS encoding agmatine deiminase family protein translates to MTWTMPHEGVRQDRLWVAWPTKGYTLGDTAEDAATARRTWAAVANAAAQFQRVTVVACPQDVDVARHHLSAAVEIRARGIDDAWIRDAGPTFVTDGPRLGAVTWVFNGWGAQEWATWDLDATLGPAVAQWAGAERVDSDLVNEGGGIHVDGEGTVLVTETVQLDPGRNPGLSRADVETELARTLGATHAIWLPRGLTRDSATYGTRGHVDIVATFAEPGVVLLHDQRDDGHPDHAVTAAVRAVLADAVDARGKPLELVDLPAPRTLRDADGWVDHSYVNHVLVNGAVIACAFDDPHDVEAVAVLRDAYPGREVVTVDARPLFERGGGIHCITQQQPAVPPV, encoded by the coding sequence GTGACCTGGACCATGCCGCACGAGGGGGTGCGGCAGGACCGGCTCTGGGTCGCCTGGCCGACGAAGGGATACACCCTCGGCGACACGGCCGAGGACGCCGCCACCGCACGGCGCACCTGGGCCGCGGTCGCGAACGCCGCGGCACAGTTCCAACGGGTCACCGTCGTCGCCTGCCCGCAGGACGTCGACGTGGCGCGCCACCACCTGAGCGCGGCGGTCGAGATCCGCGCGCGCGGCATCGACGACGCCTGGATCCGCGACGCCGGGCCGACGTTCGTCACCGACGGCCCCCGGCTCGGTGCCGTCACCTGGGTGTTCAACGGGTGGGGCGCGCAGGAGTGGGCGACGTGGGACCTGGACGCCACGCTGGGGCCGGCCGTGGCGCAATGGGCCGGGGCGGAACGGGTCGACTCCGACCTGGTCAACGAGGGCGGCGGCATCCACGTCGACGGTGAGGGGACGGTGCTGGTCACCGAGACCGTGCAGCTCGACCCCGGCCGCAATCCCGGGCTCTCGCGTGCCGACGTCGAGACCGAGCTGGCCCGCACCCTGGGCGCCACCCATGCGATCTGGCTGCCTCGCGGGCTGACCCGCGACTCGGCCACCTACGGCACGCGCGGCCACGTCGACATCGTCGCGACGTTCGCCGAGCCGGGCGTCGTCCTGCTGCACGACCAGCGCGACGACGGTCACCCGGACCACGCGGTCACGGCAGCGGTCCGCGCGGTGCTCGCCGACGCCGTCGACGCCCGGGGCAAGCCGCTGGAGCTCGTCGACCTGCCGGCACCGCGCACGCTGCGCGACGCCGACGGCTGGGTCGACCACAGCTACGTCAACCACGTGCTCGTGAACGGCGCGGTGATCGCGTGCGCGTTCGACGACCCGCACGACGTCGAGGCCGTCGCCGTGCTGCGCGACGCATACCCCGGCCGCGAGGTCGTCACCGTCGACGCCCGGCCGCTGTTCGAGCGCGGCGGTGGCATCCACTGCATCACGCAGCAGCAACCGGCGGTGCCGCCGGTCTAG
- a CDS encoding potassium transporter Kup, whose protein sequence is MQTVFSLDGGTIKPNSGDVYGIISLVFWSITIVVSIKYVAFVMRADNDGEGGVMALAALARRFAGDGRLVGFSLLLGVFGASLFFGDSVITPAISVLSAVEGLEVASPGLADAVVPIALVIIVVLFVVQRFGTHTVGRFFGPVMLLWFLVLAVTGLPHVIANPAILRALSPTYIGAFVADHPFLAFIALGAVVLSITGAEALYADMGHFGRAPIRRSWFVVVFPCLTVNYLGQGAMVLDDAHTISNPFFLLGPSWARIPLVVLATLATVIASQAVISGAFSIARQAVRLGFLPNLTVRHTSTRESGQIYVPAINWLLFASVLTLVVAFESSQRLATLYGFAVTGTFLIDTTLFLVVAATMWRWARWKLVTVGVVFGVVELAYFGANATKILSGGWLPLLIAAVISTVMTTWQAGRRIVTDRRRELEGPLQAFVDELHEKQLHRVPGTAVFPHPTKETTPLALRQNVEFNQVLHDTVILVSVRSENVPYISPDERITVDPLVHQDDGITHIDVRFGFQDDQDIPEMLRQAVGMTDELDFDPETASYFLSRLSIERGEADGLATWRKRLFIGLAHNAANPAMNFGLPIDRTTVMGAHLDL, encoded by the coding sequence ATGCAGACCGTCTTCTCGCTGGACGGGGGGACGATCAAGCCCAACTCCGGCGACGTGTACGGCATCATCTCGCTGGTCTTCTGGTCGATCACCATCGTGGTGTCGATCAAGTACGTGGCGTTCGTGATGCGCGCCGACAACGACGGCGAGGGTGGCGTGATGGCGCTCGCTGCGCTGGCCCGGCGCTTCGCCGGTGACGGCCGCCTCGTCGGGTTCTCACTGCTGCTCGGCGTCTTCGGCGCGTCGTTGTTCTTCGGTGACAGCGTCATCACGCCGGCCATCTCGGTGCTGTCCGCGGTCGAGGGGCTCGAGGTCGCGTCTCCCGGCCTGGCCGATGCCGTCGTCCCCATCGCCCTCGTCATCATCGTCGTGCTGTTCGTCGTCCAGCGCTTCGGGACGCACACGGTGGGGCGCTTCTTCGGCCCGGTGATGCTGCTGTGGTTCCTCGTCCTCGCCGTGACCGGGCTGCCGCACGTCATCGCGAACCCCGCCATCCTGCGCGCGCTCTCCCCCACCTACATCGGCGCCTTCGTCGCCGACCACCCGTTCCTCGCGTTCATCGCGCTGGGCGCCGTCGTCCTCTCGATCACCGGCGCCGAGGCGCTGTACGCCGACATGGGCCACTTCGGCCGGGCGCCCATCCGGCGGTCGTGGTTCGTCGTCGTGTTCCCGTGCCTGACCGTCAACTACCTGGGCCAGGGCGCGATGGTGCTCGACGACGCGCACACCATCAGCAACCCGTTCTTCCTGCTCGGCCCCAGCTGGGCGCGCATCCCCCTCGTGGTGCTGGCGACGCTCGCGACCGTCATCGCGTCGCAGGCCGTCATCTCGGGCGCCTTCTCGATCGCGCGGCAGGCGGTGCGACTCGGCTTCCTGCCCAACCTCACCGTGCGGCACACGTCGACGCGGGAGAGCGGGCAGATCTACGTGCCGGCGATCAACTGGCTGCTGTTCGCGAGCGTGCTGACGCTCGTGGTCGCCTTCGAGTCGTCGCAGCGGCTGGCCACGCTCTACGGCTTCGCCGTCACCGGGACGTTCCTGATCGACACCACGCTGTTCCTCGTCGTGGCCGCGACGATGTGGCGGTGGGCGCGCTGGAAGCTCGTCACCGTCGGTGTCGTCTTCGGCGTGGTCGAGCTCGCGTACTTCGGGGCCAACGCGACGAAGATCCTCAGCGGCGGCTGGCTGCCGCTGCTCATCGCCGCGGTCATCAGCACCGTGATGACGACGTGGCAGGCCGGGCGGCGCATCGTCACCGACCGTCGCCGCGAGCTGGAGGGCCCGCTGCAGGCGTTCGTCGACGAGCTGCACGAGAAGCAGCTGCACCGCGTGCCGGGCACGGCGGTGTTCCCGCATCCGACGAAGGAGACGACCCCGCTCGCGCTGCGGCAGAACGTCGAGTTCAACCAGGTCCTGCACGACACGGTGATCCTGGTGTCGGTGCGGTCGGAGAACGTGCCCTACATCTCGCCCGACGAGCGGATCACCGTCGACCCCCTGGTCCACCAGGACGACGGCATCACGCACATCGACGTGCGGTTCGGCTTCCAGGACGACCAGGACATCCCCGAGATGCTGCGACAGGCCGTCGGCATGACCGACGAGCTCGACTTCGACCCCGAGACCGCGTCGTACTTCCTGTCCCGGCTGTCCATCGAGCGGGGCGAGGCGGACGGCCTCGCCACGTGGCGCAAGCGGCTGTTCATCGGCCTCGCGCACAACGCCGCCAACCCGGCGATGAACTTCGGCCTGCCGATCGACCGGACGACCGTCATGGGCGCCCACCTCGACCTGTGA
- a CDS encoding potassium channel family protein, which produces MAAPDPRVRLPDRTKVRSPIAKISIRFGIALGIVLVNWAMVVVERGGYRDSFDKDVSVFDALYYTTVTLSTTGYGDITPVTTSARVINAIVVTPLRLVFVVLLVGTTINALTSQSRQEFRHARWRKRVHDHTVVLGYGTKGRNAVRAMVLKGADPRQIVVVDARSAAVGAATEAGHVAVQGNATDEATLRRALVDRAAAVIVALDRDDSAILTTLTIRRLTDSADVVAAAREAQNAELLKQGGANSVIVSSETTGRLLGLAPTSPESVAVVEDLLAFGVGLDIAERPVRPDEIGRHALELDVPVLAVLRDGAVLPYDHADSASLRAGDRLVHAVAVTDG; this is translated from the coding sequence GTGGCCGCACCCGATCCCCGCGTCCGGCTGCCCGACCGCACCAAGGTCCGCAGCCCGATCGCCAAGATCAGCATCCGGTTCGGCATCGCGCTGGGGATCGTGCTGGTCAACTGGGCCATGGTCGTCGTCGAGCGTGGCGGGTACCGCGACAGTTTCGACAAGGACGTGTCGGTCTTCGACGCGCTCTACTACACGACCGTCACGCTCTCCACGACCGGGTACGGCGACATCACCCCGGTGACGACGAGCGCCCGGGTCATCAACGCGATCGTGGTGACGCCGCTGCGCCTGGTGTTCGTCGTCCTGCTCGTGGGCACGACCATCAACGCCCTGACCAGCCAGTCACGGCAGGAGTTCCGCCACGCCCGCTGGAGGAAGCGCGTGCACGACCACACCGTCGTCCTCGGTTACGGCACCAAGGGACGCAACGCCGTCCGCGCGATGGTGCTCAAGGGGGCCGATCCGAGACAGATCGTCGTCGTCGACGCCCGTTCCGCGGCGGTCGGTGCCGCCACCGAGGCCGGGCACGTGGCCGTGCAGGGGAACGCGACGGACGAGGCGACGCTCCGGCGGGCGCTGGTGGACAGGGCCGCGGCGGTCATCGTGGCCCTCGACCGCGACGACAGCGCGATCCTCACGACGCTGACCATCCGGCGGCTCACCGACTCGGCGGACGTCGTCGCCGCGGCCCGCGAAGCCCAGAACGCCGAGCTGCTCAAGCAGGGCGGGGCCAACTCGGTCATCGTGTCGTCCGAGACCACCGGCCGGCTGCTCGGGCTGGCCCCGACGAGCCCCGAGTCCGTCGCGGTGGTCGAGGACCTGCTCGCGTTCGGCGTGGGGCTCGACATCGCCGAGCGTCCGGTCCGGCCGGACGAGATCGGCCGGCACGCCCTCGAGCTGGACGTGCCCGTGCTGGCGGTGCTGCGCGACGGCGCCGTGCTGCCCTACGACCACGCCGACTCGGCCTCCCTGCGCGCGGGCGACCGGCTCGTCCACGCCGTCGCGGTGACCGACGGGTAG
- a CDS encoding STAS domain-containing protein, with protein MTSEHSTAPHPPTSADAPLEMSVETVRCDATHALVRVAGELRLATSAPLLAVLRSHHRTGRRFVRLDVSRVTHVDDAALPDIVRVHQDLLATRGTLVVTGVRSAVARALRRTGLDEVLFVGGARADGDTPDGFELRDVLALAAR; from the coding sequence GTGACGTCCGAGCACAGCACCGCGCCACATCCGCCCACGTCCGCCGACGCGCCCCTCGAGATGTCGGTCGAGACCGTTCGCTGCGACGCCACCCACGCCCTGGTGCGGGTCGCCGGCGAGCTGCGGCTCGCGACCTCGGCCCCGCTACTGGCCGTGCTGCGCTCCCACCACCGGACCGGACGCCGGTTCGTGCGTCTCGACGTCTCCCGCGTGACGCATGTCGACGACGCCGCCCTTCCCGACATCGTCCGCGTCCACCAGGATCTGCTGGCCACGCGGGGCACGCTCGTCGTCACCGGCGTGCGCTCGGCCGTGGCCCGGGCCCTGCGTCGAACCGGCCTGGACGAGGTGCTGTTCGTCGGCGGTGCGCGGGCCGACGGCGACACCCCGGACGGGTTCGAGCTGCGCGACGTGCTGGCGCTCGCCGCGCGCTGA
- a CDS encoding Hint domain-containing protein, translating into MIITLSSPPISLVGDVDPTIQELVNLIPDFSAGQRLHGLYVNHVMAQLPGNYSQMFGTGPSFRSVFYPGWQQDPLTGLLGDTGLDDGWWSGFAIAVLCQAIADMGSDIRGQMLGDKINGDIQGMNATLRSRSARVYANVLGASFTPLTELLTRLPDRAAAKQQYHDALLDNVLNHQLWYQAGAWTNPDWELFNAYAKYIVLGASDAEVDALIGELAADGLPIPPIVDQSGWRTYANELRDKPDVDLNDVRDACAGPVTAATYVSQSRIPNGNCYEFTANSQPGSSYRQLPGGGCCFAADTQVLDGTGQPVPMSGLRPGDLVLTRDATAAVGYVATPLRGERPLYRPAGGGAAFTATHPVVNAAAELHGQPQPAVLAVEPTALLDALPLFAAGGVGPLGAGSRLWHRRPGSGVPVDAVTVTGVEPVRPIPADEHLLDLHLAPSDGSRQEFWVGDGTTFHLACPEFPVLDSAGASAYSVVALMEALVASNGPDGAGWPADTVQVIQDLGVGIFGNALEHALATTPSFDAPPATGTVVERVARLYSQLEDSSPATSALVASLFDGLLSATGQWLPSLVSTGWRTSTLLGGGVLALTVFDLALLPGSLIRHDDDLRLDLTVVGRRSSESVSLWPQPGPDDTAFHRRIDRVTHIDLGADEPTSISLRIVRNGETLPRVFADAPLGSGEHRLRSALLRDASGNTVGEVRFDARCLGREAAAAELGSSGLWTGAAASSYAQALGTAMVAPVLAGIRTACANRPIVAVAG; encoded by the coding sequence ATGATCATCACACTGTCGAGCCCGCCGATCTCGCTGGTCGGCGACGTCGACCCCACCATCCAGGAACTCGTCAACCTGATCCCGGACTTCAGCGCCGGGCAACGCCTGCACGGCCTGTACGTCAACCACGTCATGGCCCAGCTGCCGGGCAACTATTCCCAGATGTTCGGGACCGGGCCGTCGTTCCGTTCGGTCTTCTACCCCGGTTGGCAGCAGGACCCTCTCACCGGGCTGCTCGGCGACACCGGCCTCGACGACGGCTGGTGGAGCGGCTTCGCGATCGCCGTGCTGTGCCAGGCGATCGCCGACATGGGAAGCGACATCCGTGGTCAGATGCTCGGCGACAAGATCAACGGCGACATACAGGGCATGAACGCGACACTGCGATCCCGGTCCGCACGCGTGTACGCGAACGTGCTCGGGGCCTCGTTCACGCCGTTGACCGAGCTGTTGACGCGCCTGCCCGACCGGGCCGCGGCGAAGCAGCAGTACCACGATGCGCTGCTCGACAACGTGCTCAACCATCAACTCTGGTATCAGGCCGGCGCGTGGACGAACCCCGACTGGGAGCTGTTCAACGCCTACGCGAAGTACATCGTGTTGGGGGCGAGCGACGCCGAGGTCGACGCACTCATCGGCGAGCTGGCCGCCGACGGCCTGCCCATCCCGCCCATCGTGGACCAGTCGGGCTGGCGCACCTACGCCAATGAGCTCCGCGACAAGCCCGACGTCGACCTCAACGACGTCCGCGACGCCTGCGCGGGGCCGGTGACCGCGGCCACCTACGTGTCCCAGTCGCGGATTCCCAACGGCAACTGCTACGAGTTCACCGCGAACTCGCAACCCGGCAGCTCGTACCGGCAGCTGCCGGGCGGCGGGTGTTGCTTCGCCGCGGACACGCAGGTGCTGGACGGGACGGGCCAGCCGGTTCCGATGTCGGGCCTGCGGCCCGGCGATCTCGTCCTCACGCGCGATGCGACCGCGGCCGTGGGCTACGTCGCCACACCACTGCGTGGCGAGCGGCCGCTCTACCGCCCGGCGGGCGGCGGTGCCGCCTTTACCGCCACGCATCCGGTCGTCAACGCGGCCGCCGAGCTGCACGGGCAACCGCAACCGGCGGTGCTCGCGGTGGAACCGACCGCGTTGCTCGACGCGCTCCCACTGTTCGCCGCCGGCGGCGTCGGCCCCCTCGGCGCCGGATCGCGGCTGTGGCATCGTCGCCCCGGTTCCGGAGTTCCGGTCGACGCGGTCACCGTCACCGGGGTCGAGCCGGTGAGGCCGATACCCGCCGACGAGCACCTGCTCGACCTGCACCTCGCCCCGTCGGACGGGTCGCGCCAGGAATTCTGGGTCGGCGACGGCACGACGTTCCACCTGGCCTGCCCGGAGTTTCCCGTCCTCGACAGTGCCGGCGCGTCCGCCTACTCCGTCGTCGCGTTGATGGAGGCGCTCGTCGCGTCGAACGGGCCCGACGGAGCAGGGTGGCCCGCCGACACGGTGCAGGTGATCCAGGACCTCGGCGTCGGCATCTTCGGAAACGCGCTCGAGCACGCGCTGGCCACCACGCCGTCGTTCGACGCCCCGCCGGCGACGGGCACCGTCGTCGAACGGGTGGCCCGCCTGTACTCCCAGCTCGAGGACTCCTCCCCTGCGACGTCGGCGCTCGTCGCGTCGCTGTTCGACGGCCTCCTCAGCGCGACGGGCCAATGGCTGCCCTCGCTGGTCTCGACCGGCTGGCGCACGTCGACACTGCTGGGAGGTGGGGTCCTGGCCCTCACGGTGTTCGACCTCGCGCTGCTTCCCGGCTCGCTGATCCGACACGACGACGACCTGCGCCTCGACCTCACCGTCGTCGGCCGGCGATCGTCGGAGTCGGTGTCGCTGTGGCCGCAACCCGGGCCGGACGACACCGCGTTCCACCGCCGGATCGACCGCGTCACCCACATCGACCTCGGTGCCGACGAGCCGACGTCGATCTCGTTGCGGATCGTCAGGAACGGCGAGACGCTCCCCCGCGTGTTCGCCGACGCCCCGCTGGGGTCGGGCGAGCACCGGCTGCGGTCCGCGCTGCTGCGCGACGCCTCGGGCAACACCGTCGGCGAGGTCCGCTTCGACGCACGCTGCCTCGGCCGCGAGGCCGCGGCAGCCGAGCTCGGCAGCAGCGGGTTGTGGACCGGCGCCGCCGCGTCGAGCTACGCGCAGGCGCTGGGGACGGCCATGGTCGCGCCCGTCCTCGCCGGCATCCGGACCGCATGCGCGAACCGGCCGATCGTCGCCGTGGCGGGGTGA
- the cysN gene encoding sulfate adenylyltransferase subunit CysN has product MSELLRLATAGSVDDGKSTLIGRLLFDSKAIFEDQLSAVAKTSESRGQAAPDLALLTDGLRAEREQGITIDVAYRYFATPRRKFIIADTPGHIQYTRNMVTGASTADVAMILIDARNGVLEQSRRHAFLASLLGIPHLIVCINKMDLVDFSQERFEEIRSEFRRFATKLEISDLAFIPMSALSGDNVVQRSDAMPWYEGTSLLHHLEQVHIDSDRNLIDVRLPVQYVIRPQQTAGTELHDFRGYAGTIAGGVIRTGDEVTVLPSGFTTSVSAVWAPGGRKLDEASAGQAVTLELADDIDISRGDLICRPHNRPHVGQELDAMVSWMTAETELKAGGRYVVQHTTRSTRGVVRELDYRLDVNTLHRDETAQSLQLNEIGRIRFRTQQPLLFDAYRRSRETGSFILVDEATNNTVAAGMITGPAQRESHVVWHSGSVQRGERATKGITVWLTGLSGSGKSTVAAEVERRLVASGRPAYLLDGDNLRHGLNADLGFSAADRAENVRRTGEVARLLADAGLVTVVSLVSPYAADRERVRAAHAEGGLPFVEVFVDTPLSVCEQRDPKGMYAKARAGEISHFTGVDDPYEAPESPHLRLRPEDGDAAAQAALVLDLIERISD; this is encoded by the coding sequence ATGTCCGAGCTGCTGAGACTGGCGACCGCGGGCTCGGTCGACGACGGCAAGTCCACCCTCATCGGGCGGCTGCTCTTCGACTCCAAGGCCATCTTCGAGGACCAGCTGTCCGCCGTCGCCAAGACGAGCGAGTCGCGCGGGCAGGCCGCGCCCGACCTCGCGCTGCTGACCGACGGCCTGCGCGCCGAGCGCGAGCAGGGCATCACGATCGACGTCGCGTACCGCTACTTCGCGACCCCCAGGCGCAAGTTCATCATCGCCGACACCCCCGGCCACATCCAGTACACGCGCAACATGGTCACCGGCGCCTCCACGGCGGACGTCGCGATGATCCTCATCGACGCCCGTAACGGCGTGCTCGAGCAGTCACGCCGCCACGCGTTCCTGGCCAGCCTGCTCGGCATCCCGCACCTGATCGTGTGCATCAACAAGATGGACCTCGTCGACTTCTCGCAGGAGCGCTTCGAGGAGATCCGCAGCGAGTTCCGCCGGTTCGCGACCAAGCTGGAGATCAGCGACCTCGCGTTCATCCCGATGTCGGCGCTCTCGGGCGACAACGTCGTGCAGCGCAGCGACGCCATGCCCTGGTACGAGGGGACGTCGCTGCTGCACCATCTCGAACAGGTGCACATCGACTCCGACCGCAACCTCATCGACGTGCGGTTGCCGGTGCAGTACGTGATCCGGCCGCAGCAGACGGCCGGCACCGAACTGCACGACTTCCGCGGTTACGCGGGGACGATCGCCGGCGGCGTCATCCGTACCGGGGACGAGGTCACCGTCCTGCCGTCGGGCTTCACGACGTCGGTGTCGGCCGTGTGGGCACCGGGCGGACGCAAGCTCGACGAGGCGTCGGCCGGCCAGGCCGTCACGCTGGAGCTCGCCGACGACATCGACATCTCCCGCGGCGATCTCATCTGCCGGCCGCACAACCGGCCACACGTCGGGCAGGAGCTCGACGCGATGGTCAGTTGGATGACCGCCGAGACCGAGCTCAAGGCCGGCGGCCGCTACGTCGTCCAGCACACGACCCGCTCGACGCGCGGCGTCGTCCGCGAGCTGGACTACCGCCTGGACGTCAACACGCTGCACCGCGACGAGACCGCGCAGTCGCTGCAGCTCAACGAGATCGGTCGCATCCGCTTCCGCACGCAGCAGCCGCTGCTCTTCGACGCGTACCGGCGCAGCCGCGAGACCGGCAGCTTCATCCTCGTCGACGAGGCCACGAACAACACCGTCGCCGCCGGCATGATCACCGGGCCCGCCCAGCGCGAGTCGCACGTCGTGTGGCACAGCGGCTCGGTGCAGCGCGGCGAACGCGCGACCAAGGGCATCACCGTCTGGCTGACCGGGCTCTCGGGCTCGGGCAAGTCGACCGTCGCCGCCGAGGTCGAGCGCCGCCTCGTCGCCTCCGGCCGGCCGGCGTACCTGCTCGACGGGGACAACCTGCGGCACGGCCTCAACGCCGACCTCGGCTTCTCGGCCGCCGACCGGGCCGAGAACGTCCGCCGGACCGGCGAGGTCGCCCGGCTGCTCGCCGACGCCGGCCTCGTCACCGTCGTGTCGCTCGTCAGCCCCTACGCGGCCGACCGCGAACGGGTCCGCGCCGCGCACGCCGAGGGCGGCCTGCCCTTCGTCGAGGTCTTCGTCGACACCCCGCTGTCGGTGTGCGAGCAGCGCGACCCGAAGGGCATGTACGCCAAGGCGCGGGCGGGCGAGATCTCGCACTTCACCGGCGTCGACGATCCCTATGAGGCCCCCGAGTCGCCGCACCTGCGGCTGCGGCCGGAGGACGGCGACGCCGCCGCCCAGGCCGCGCTCGTCCTGGACCTGATCGAGCGCATCAGTGACTGA
- the cysD gene encoding sulfate adenylyltransferase subunit CysD, whose amino-acid sequence MSSAVGYELTHLDRLESEAVHIFREVAATIEKPGLLFSGGKDSVVMLHLAVKAFWPAPVPFPVMHVDTGQNFDEVIEFRDRTVERYGLRLVVAKVQDDIDAGRVVEEGGPLGPRNKLQTVTLLRGINENRFGAVFGGARRDEEKARAKERVFSFRDEFGQWDPRNQRPELWNLYNGRHRKGENIRVFPLSNWTELDIWSYIEAEGIDLPDLYYAHTREVVERDGMLLAVNRFISPEGTEQPFTATVRFRTIGDATCTGCVESEAASAQDVVAEVAAARLTERGATRADDRISEAGMEDRKKEGYF is encoded by the coding sequence ATGAGTTCCGCCGTGGGGTACGAACTGACCCACCTCGACCGGCTCGAGTCCGAGGCGGTCCACATCTTCCGCGAGGTCGCCGCGACCATCGAGAAGCCGGGGCTGCTCTTCTCCGGCGGCAAGGACTCGGTCGTCATGCTGCACCTCGCGGTGAAGGCGTTCTGGCCCGCGCCCGTCCCCTTCCCGGTCATGCACGTCGACACCGGCCAGAACTTCGACGAGGTCATCGAGTTCCGCGACCGCACCGTCGAGCGGTACGGCCTGCGCCTCGTCGTGGCCAAGGTGCAGGACGACATCGACGCCGGCCGCGTCGTCGAGGAGGGCGGGCCGCTCGGCCCGCGCAACAAGCTGCAGACGGTGACGCTGCTGCGCGGCATCAACGAGAACCGGTTCGGCGCCGTGTTCGGCGGCGCGCGCCGCGACGAGGAGAAGGCCCGCGCCAAGGAGCGCGTCTTCAGCTTCCGCGACGAGTTCGGCCAGTGGGACCCGCGCAACCAGCGTCCCGAGCTGTGGAACCTGTACAACGGCCGGCACCGCAAGGGCGAGAACATCCGGGTCTTCCCGCTGTCGAACTGGACCGAGCTCGACATCTGGTCCTACATCGAGGCCGAGGGCATCGACCTGCCCGACCTGTACTACGCGCACACCCGTGAGGTGGTCGAGCGCGACGGCATGCTGCTGGCGGTCAACCGGTTCATCAGCCCCGAGGGCACGGAACAGCCCTTCACGGCCACGGTGCGCTTCCGCACCATCGGCGACGCGACCTGCACCGGCTGCGTCGAGTCCGAGGCCGCGTCGGCCCAGGACGTCGTCGCCGAGGTCGCCGCGGCGCGGTTGACGGAGCGGGGTGCCACCCGCGCCGACGACCGGATCAGCGAGGCCGGCATGGAGGACCGCAAGAAGGAGGGGTACTTCTAG
- a CDS encoding cation diffusion facilitator family transporter: protein MTEAPIHHPASPVAPSAGDKGESSLTVLLALAANAGVGILKLIAGLVSGSSALLSEAAHSVGDCITEIMLLVAQKRSARPADRSHPFGYGKERYFWSLIAAVGIFVAGAMFSFYQGYETIVGPEEDASKLWINYPVLALAAILEGTSLRQAAKQMKKETKRLRLSLADYVRTPRDPTVNSVLLEDSAAILGLAVAALGVALHQVTGNKVFDGVASIVIGLLLLTVTLTLARACETLLVGKQADRRFVRATEAWLEEQPEVVDVVDLLTMMTGVDSILLCARVDFVDTTTGGELEETCVRLDREMREKWPFLDEIFIQPAPRGDELLRQRVTERYGRALAEE, encoded by the coding sequence GTGACCGAAGCCCCCATCCATCATCCGGCATCGCCCGTCGCCCCGAGCGCCGGTGACAAGGGTGAGAGTTCGCTCACCGTGTTGCTCGCCCTCGCCGCGAACGCCGGTGTCGGCATCCTCAAGCTGATCGCCGGTCTCGTCAGCGGCTCCAGCGCGCTGCTGTCGGAGGCCGCGCACTCCGTCGGCGACTGCATCACCGAGATCATGCTGCTGGTGGCGCAGAAGCGCTCGGCCCGGCCGGCCGACCGCAGCCACCCCTTCGGCTACGGCAAGGAGCGCTACTTCTGGTCCCTGATCGCCGCCGTGGGCATCTTCGTCGCCGGCGCGATGTTCTCCTTCTATCAGGGCTACGAGACGATCGTCGGTCCCGAGGAGGACGCGAGCAAGCTCTGGATCAACTATCCGGTGCTGGCACTGGCCGCGATCCTCGAGGGCACCTCGCTGCGGCAGGCGGCGAAGCAGATGAAGAAGGAGACGAAGCGGCTGCGGCTGTCGCTCGCCGACTACGTCCGCACGCCCCGCGACCCCACCGTGAACAGCGTCCTGCTCGAGGACAGCGCGGCGATCCTCGGCCTGGCCGTGGCGGCCCTCGGCGTCGCGCTGCACCAGGTCACCGGCAACAAGGTCTTCGACGGTGTCGCCTCGATCGTCATCGGCCTGCTGCTGCTCACCGTGACGCTGACGCTCGCGCGGGCCTGCGAGACCCTGCTCGTCGGCAAGCAGGCCGACCGGCGCTTCGTGCGCGCGACGGAGGCGTGGCTCGAGGAGCAGCCCGAGGTCGTCGACGTCGTCGACCTGCTCACGATGATGACCGGCGTCGACAGCATCCTGCTCTGTGCCCGCGTCGACTTCGTCGACACGACGACCGGTGGCGAGCTCGAGGAGACGTGCGTCCGGCTCGACCGCGAGATGCGCGAGAAGTGGCCGTTCCTCGACGAGATCTTCATCCAGCCGGCGCCTCGCGGGGACGAGCTGCTGCGGCAGCGCGTCACGGAGCGCTACGGGCGGGCGCTCGCCGAGGAGTGA